tttattaggcctaggctagccattAGAGTAAAACTTGGTGGCTGTTCTCTGGTTATTGTGGCTGTTTACCGTCCTCTGCCAATCCCGATGCACTACATAGTCTCTCAGAGCAATTCACTTATCTGGTTAATTCTGAAGCTGTCATTTTAGGGGACTTTAACCTAGACTGGATCTCTCCAGCAGCTGATGACTTAAAACATGTGTGTAATGAGTTCATCTTACCAAATGATCGCAGAACCCAGATGACCTAATATGAACATACCCAGTTGTTCATCCCTGTTAGATCTCATTCTTACCAATACACCTCATAATGATATGCATAGTTGTGTATTCCCAATGGATTTCAGTGACCATTGTCTTTTCTGGACTGCACCCCAGATAGCCTATAAGCCACACAGAACAGTTGTCAGTGGTCAGTAGAGTGGTGTCACTGATGGAGAAGCCCCATATCAGAGAACATTTTATGGGACTTTTGGAGGCAGAGGAATCCACCGGACAGTCATATGACAAGTTGTACCTGAGGTCAACCATGTCCCAGGAACGGCTCACTGGCCTTGCCGTCATCAGATTCAATCACTCAGTATGGGAGCGTATTTCATACGATGACATCACTGATGATTTTGCATCAAGGAAGGCCAGAAAGGTCAGGTTTTAGTTGGTGTTTTCTGTTCTGTAATAATTGGATTCTCTTTAGTGTGTTTTCACATTTGTGTGATGAATGATTTGTGTTATTTAGAACATTTATtctatattttatttgtatattcttaatattttatattattgTTGCTCTCTGCTCTTgttacattttatatatatctgattgtatatatttatgtgtatagtgtgtatttatttatgttctgATAACGTATACTGGCTGTAATTCAATGTAGAACTGCCACAGCAGCATGGAGTTTGCACATGTAAAAGAAAGACTTAAAGATAAATGGTTTTCCAACTAAAGTGATCTTGACAACTTTCACACTCAACATCCATTTAGTTATTTACTGTAGTGATACAAAAATGAAGTTCATTTGCTTTATCAGGCTGTTAGGGGAAACAGGCGAAGTGGACATTTCAAACTTGTACTGTTGAAGTAGGGGTACATTTCCTCGGTAAACACATCAGTGAAGCTGTACAAACTCATATTTGCAGATGGATCTGAGAATGACACCTCTCCACGCTCGTAATCCAGTAGGACTCTGATGACTGTAGGTCTCTCGGCTACTTTGAGCTCGGTCCGAGCCTTGACACCAGCCCTGTACTTCCCACTGATGAAGCGTATGCTCCACAATCCACTCACTGGTTGCATTTTCAGCAGCTGCTTCCGTTTGATTGACTGCCTCACCACTCCAAGGGTCCAATTGTCATTGTCACCGACCTCAACATCCCAGCTGTGACGACCAGCAGTGAAGCCCTTTGATCCCAGTACGCCAATTTGAAACCGCTCTGGGTTATCATGTACTGTTTGCTTCTCCTCTGTATATGTAAGTGAAGTGAGATGATCTGCAATAATGAGCTTGGGTGAAGCTGTGTTTGGGTCCAGAGTCATTGTACCTAAAGGGAAAATAATTAGCATAAAATGTTTGAAACCAACATCTGATGAGACGGAAACAGAGATTTCTAGTGTGTCTTCTAAACAGACATTCATACACCTGtctcacattttttttaaaaacatttttttaagatAATACATTATGCCGATGGAAAGTGTCTAAGCAAAGTGTCTAAGCACTCACCATCTGAATAAAATGATGGCAACAATAGCTTGTGATTTAGAGAGCAAATGTGTTTGTCCATTAGGGCACCTGACAAGTCCTCTGACTCTGGTGTTGTACATTTGAGTCTGCAAGACAGttaacacataggcctactctgaGTCTGTATTTCATTTAGGCAGTAAAAATGGCCAACAGACAGAATGTGACATACCTGTATGCATTTGAATAGTATTTCTGAAAAAGAAACAAACCTGGTTATTTATTGACATCTAACTTGACCACTGCCATTATTGACAACTAACTTTAATCCATTAACCATTTAATTCCTACCTGTAGAAAAAGGATGTGGTTGGACTCCATTTCCCTTTTTACTGTATCGATAGTTTCTAGCAAAGTAGCAATCTCTCCATAAACCTTTTTGATTCTGTTCTCCACGTGTCTGCATAACtgctccttttcctctctcaggGCCAGAAGCTTGGCTTCCTCCTCCTTGCGGAGGACATGGTGAAGTTTTTCAAACTCCTGAATGATCTGTACCTCCGAATATTGTGCCTGGTTCTGGAAACACATATGGTAAGATAAGACGGCTGTACAAGGATAATTTATCGTATTGATCAATTTATTGTCCATAGATTACCTGTATTTGAGTGGCAGTGTTTTGGAGGTCATTTTTTGTTTGCTGTAGGATTTTCAGGCTTTGATGAAATGTGGAAATTCCATCTCTCATTTCCCTCTGCATGACAAAACAACATTTGTGAATAGCTTTCATTGAAATCTCAACCTAATTTAAACATAGTGCCAACTGATATGCATCATGCACTTTTTCTAAATAA
This portion of the Alosa sapidissima isolate fAloSap1 chromosome 22, fAloSap1.pri, whole genome shotgun sequence genome encodes:
- the LOC121697659 gene encoding nuclear factor 7, brain-like, which codes for MKRKHHAAHKGRNFTSKSVKSVRANDEHKPRIDNQSCYPDENLTCTICYAIFTDPVTLKCSHSFCQECLHQYWKDLDVSLCPICRRECSTEEPTLSLAFKSLCESVKRHNRAGHSDQLCPLHGERLKLFCFEDEQPICVICYTSKMHKNHACSPIEETVLDLKREMRDGISTFHQSLKILQQTKNDLQNTATQIQNQAQYSEVQIIQEFEKLHHVLRKEEEAKLLALREEKEQLCRHVENRIKKVYGEIATLLETIDTVKREMESNHILFLQKYYSNAYRLKCTTPESEDLSGALMDKHICSLNHKLLLPSFYSDGTMTLDPNTASPKLIIADHLTSLTYTEEKQTVHDNPERFQIGVLGSKGFTAGRHSWDVEVGDNDNWTLGVVRQSIKRKQLLKMQPVSGLWSIRFISGKYRAGVKARTELKVAERPTVIRVLLDYERGEVSFSDPSANMSLYSFTDVFTEEMYPYFNSTSLKCPLRLFPLTA